One Fuerstiella marisgermanici DNA window includes the following coding sequences:
- a CDS encoding DUF1592 domain-containing protein — MRVPFCKILGILLLLAPPFCTQVVSDDATQQRGAKVFADQCASCHGAKGEGTSDTYPEALFGDQPTIDLAEYIDKAMPEGEPELCTGDDAKAVAEWMQQAFYSPEAQARINPPRRKLSRLTVSQYRNAIADLGESFAWFNQPDDKQGLAARYYTSRHFRHKDKAFERIDPVIDFQFGEATPDKEKIPKNEEFSIHWEGSLLVDETGWYDFVVKTENGARLYVNGKDTPLIDAWVKSGYDTEYRGSRFLLAGRLYPLKLEWFTFKEKTASVGLWWKPPHGVDQPIPARHLSPQTTPEVVVVEASFPPDDRSDGYIRGTSVSQEWDEATTFAAIEAVDRFFTLLPSMAKLKKDDSDEDRTKKLREFCETFAYRAFRRPVSDAEKQTYVAAQFESAKHTDDAVRRSLLAILKSPRFLYREVTGEQDLFTQASRLSFALMDSIPDSNLLQAASKGWIKDDKGLRDQAWRLLSSYRGKVRLQEFLRVWMNLERLEEVGKDSELYPDFTPELVSDMRTSLELLLEEAADSDDGFRILLTTKDTWMNERMAEFYKAPKPPEDGFQKVAFEPNHRSGITSHPFMLSGLAYHNASSPIHRGVFLSRGILGRALKPPPDSVAPVPPDLEPDLTTRERTSRQTSPTMCFNCHKMINALGFPLEQFDAVGRFREEEKGKPIDASGGYRPRSGESVEFVGATELAEFLVKSHETHRSFARQLFHHMVQQPILAYGPDTIDQLANYFAEHEFDMKKLMVEIAVRSAGYSQPPTNSGATDG, encoded by the coding sequence ATGCGCGTACCTTTTTGCAAAATCCTCGGCATTCTGCTGCTGTTAGCGCCCCCGTTCTGCACACAGGTGGTGTCTGACGACGCCACTCAACAGCGTGGCGCGAAGGTCTTTGCGGACCAATGCGCCAGCTGCCATGGCGCGAAGGGCGAAGGGACTTCAGACACCTACCCGGAAGCCCTGTTTGGCGATCAGCCCACGATCGATCTTGCCGAATACATCGACAAGGCCATGCCGGAAGGCGAACCGGAATTGTGTACCGGTGACGATGCCAAAGCCGTGGCTGAATGGATGCAGCAAGCGTTCTATTCACCGGAAGCTCAGGCACGCATCAACCCGCCTCGCCGGAAACTCAGCCGCCTGACGGTATCGCAATACCGCAACGCAATCGCGGATCTGGGCGAGAGCTTTGCGTGGTTCAACCAGCCTGATGATAAACAGGGCCTGGCGGCTCGATATTACACTTCACGTCATTTCCGTCACAAAGACAAAGCGTTCGAGCGGATTGATCCGGTCATCGACTTTCAGTTTGGAGAAGCGACGCCGGACAAGGAGAAGATTCCGAAGAACGAAGAGTTTTCGATTCACTGGGAAGGTTCGCTGCTTGTTGACGAAACTGGTTGGTATGACTTTGTTGTGAAAACCGAAAACGGAGCTCGACTGTACGTCAACGGTAAAGACACGCCTCTGATTGATGCGTGGGTCAAGTCTGGTTACGACACGGAATATCGCGGCTCACGCTTTCTGTTGGCGGGCCGGTTGTATCCGCTGAAACTGGAATGGTTTACCTTCAAGGAAAAAACAGCATCCGTCGGCCTGTGGTGGAAACCGCCTCACGGTGTCGACCAACCAATTCCCGCGCGGCATCTGTCGCCTCAAACTACGCCGGAAGTGGTTGTTGTGGAAGCTTCGTTTCCACCGGACGATCGCAGCGACGGCTACATTCGAGGCACGTCGGTGTCACAGGAATGGGACGAAGCCACAACCTTCGCGGCGATTGAAGCCGTCGACAGGTTTTTCACGCTGCTGCCATCGATGGCCAAACTGAAGAAGGATGACAGTGACGAGGACCGCACGAAGAAGCTGCGTGAATTCTGCGAAACGTTCGCTTACCGAGCCTTCCGTCGACCGGTTTCCGACGCTGAAAAGCAGACTTACGTGGCAGCTCAATTCGAATCTGCAAAACACACGGACGATGCAGTGCGTCGTTCGCTGCTGGCGATTCTGAAATCGCCTCGCTTCCTGTATCGCGAAGTTACCGGCGAGCAGGATTTGTTTACACAGGCGTCACGACTGTCGTTTGCGCTGATGGATTCTATTCCCGATAGCAACCTGTTGCAGGCCGCGAGCAAAGGCTGGATCAAAGACGACAAGGGGTTGCGAGACCAGGCGTGGCGGTTGTTGAGTTCCTACCGGGGCAAGGTACGGCTGCAGGAATTTCTGCGCGTGTGGATGAATCTTGAACGGCTGGAAGAAGTCGGCAAGGATTCAGAACTGTATCCGGACTTTACACCGGAACTGGTGTCCGACATGAGGACGTCGCTGGAGCTGTTACTGGAAGAAGCGGCCGATTCTGACGACGGCTTCCGCATTCTGCTTACCACAAAAGACACGTGGATGAACGAACGGATGGCCGAATTCTACAAGGCGCCAAAGCCGCCGGAAGACGGTTTTCAAAAGGTGGCCTTCGAACCGAATCACAGGTCCGGCATCACGTCGCACCCGTTTATGTTAAGCGGTTTGGCGTATCACAATGCCAGTTCGCCGATTCACCGAGGCGTGTTTTTATCACGCGGGATTTTGGGGCGAGCCCTCAAGCCGCCGCCGGATTCGGTCGCGCCGGTCCCGCCGGATTTGGAGCCGGACCTGACGACTCGGGAAAGGACCAGTCGGCAGACCAGCCCGACAATGTGCTTTAATTGTCACAAAATGATCAACGCACTCGGCTTTCCGCTCGAACAGTTTGACGCCGTCGGACGTTTTCGAGAAGAAGAAAAAGGAAAACCGATCGATGCGTCGGGCGGATATCGGCCGAGGTCAGGAGAAAGCGTGGAATTTGTTGGGGCGACGGAATTAGCTGAATTCCTGGTCAAAAGTCACGAAACTCACCGTTCTTTTGCCCGTCAACTGTTCCACCACATGGTCCAACAGCCGATACTGGCCTATGGCCCGGATACAATTGACCAACTGGCCAACTATTTCGCAGAACACGAATTCGACATGAAAAAGTTAATGGTCGAAATTGCTGTAAGGTCGGCAGGCTATTCGCAGCCACC
- a CDS encoding DUF4159 domain-containing protein, which yields MVTQLTTSRLRLLLSGLLCLAISSKASAFQPGVAKPVSDVELRERIVRAMRDGCAYLKARQKPNGSWTAGPGARWGDTPVGNTSVAILALINNDFPVDSEPIRRGLSYLRSLPPDQPGDRYAVYEASLMIMALCAVDDMRMDRDRITRLVRAMEATQSTDQHSSGMWGYKLVGRGIDRPGSNSEDNSNSQYAILALRDAAYVGIEIDQDIWKRAHEHWLNAQLPNGAWAYRNDQKEARGSMTAAGLSTLAITSRMLQEDNDVDPDGKPDCCVPHPPAEAFEKGRRWLGQNNVFSVNANPGNPNWHYYYLYGLERAGRLGNVRFFGKYDWYRAGARYLVTAQKGDGSWNDRSTPDPTLSTAFALLFLSKGLSRVVVNKLDYISEGDKEEVEGDWNRHPLDVPNLIEKVDGLEGWPPRLTSQVLALKRLNEDNAVSDMNQAPVLYISGKDALQLTDQHVKWIREYIDEGGFVFAVANCQGGSFDTGFRQLVERMFPDGDASLQRLQSDHPVYRSEYAFPNAEAVELYGVDFGCRTAIIYSPEDLGCLWQKWMKYDPPGRNPGLPPRIERATRIGINVLAYATGREPPVKLNEDRKSGKGRKSQIERGLTEIAQLRHSGGWDTAPKALGNLLEALSETVGMGVSPQRRTIPITLDELRRFPLVYMHGRYGFRLSQQERDALRDYLSRGPVLIADACCGAPRFDRSFRDLMSQIFPEHPLQPIPVDHELYSDAIGHQIDQVKLRKLVPAGVGESLESRTETTPPILEGIEIDGRYVVIYSRYDISCALENQASLACDGYVEKDAMRLAVNIVLYAMLQDVSWKAVLEGSPSPTP from the coding sequence GTGGTAACGCAACTTACGACTTCGCGTTTAAGACTGCTGCTTAGCGGCTTGCTGTGCCTCGCGATCAGCTCAAAAGCGTCCGCGTTTCAGCCAGGAGTCGCGAAACCGGTTTCAGACGTCGAACTGCGGGAACGCATCGTTCGAGCCATGAGAGACGGCTGCGCCTACCTGAAAGCTCGGCAGAAGCCGAATGGATCATGGACCGCCGGTCCGGGTGCTCGCTGGGGCGACACGCCGGTCGGAAACACGTCTGTCGCGATTCTGGCGTTGATCAACAACGACTTCCCCGTCGATTCCGAACCAATCCGCCGCGGACTGTCCTACCTGCGTTCGCTGCCTCCCGATCAACCCGGCGACCGGTATGCCGTCTACGAAGCGTCGCTAATGATCATGGCCCTGTGCGCCGTCGACGACATGCGGATGGATCGCGACCGCATCACGCGGCTGGTGCGAGCGATGGAGGCGACTCAAAGCACAGACCAACACAGCAGCGGAATGTGGGGCTACAAGCTGGTTGGCCGCGGCATCGATCGACCGGGGTCCAACAGCGAAGACAACAGTAATAGCCAGTACGCAATCCTGGCTCTGCGAGATGCAGCCTATGTGGGAATTGAAATCGATCAGGACATTTGGAAGCGAGCTCACGAGCACTGGCTGAATGCTCAACTGCCCAATGGCGCGTGGGCCTACAGAAACGATCAGAAAGAAGCACGCGGCAGTATGACGGCCGCCGGACTTTCCACGCTGGCCATCACCAGCCGCATGCTGCAGGAAGACAACGATGTCGATCCGGACGGCAAACCCGACTGCTGCGTACCTCACCCCCCCGCCGAAGCCTTCGAAAAGGGACGTCGCTGGCTGGGGCAGAACAATGTGTTTTCGGTGAACGCAAATCCCGGCAACCCAAACTGGCACTACTACTATTTGTACGGCCTTGAGCGAGCCGGTCGACTCGGCAACGTGCGATTCTTCGGCAAGTACGACTGGTACCGCGCGGGAGCTCGCTATTTGGTGACCGCTCAAAAAGGTGACGGAAGCTGGAACGATCGATCAACGCCTGACCCAACGCTCAGCACCGCCTTCGCGCTGCTTTTTTTGTCGAAGGGGCTGTCGCGAGTTGTTGTGAACAAACTGGACTACATTTCAGAAGGCGACAAAGAAGAAGTCGAAGGCGACTGGAACAGACACCCGCTGGACGTGCCCAACCTGATCGAAAAAGTCGACGGACTGGAAGGCTGGCCGCCACGTTTAACCAGTCAGGTGCTCGCCCTGAAACGCCTGAACGAAGACAACGCGGTGTCCGACATGAATCAGGCGCCCGTGCTGTACATCAGCGGCAAAGACGCCCTTCAACTGACCGATCAACATGTGAAATGGATTCGCGAATACATTGATGAAGGTGGCTTTGTGTTCGCCGTCGCCAATTGCCAGGGAGGCAGCTTTGACACCGGTTTTCGTCAGCTAGTGGAACGCATGTTTCCGGACGGCGATGCTTCGCTACAGCGGCTTCAAAGTGACCATCCCGTGTACCGCAGCGAGTATGCGTTTCCGAATGCGGAAGCCGTCGAACTGTACGGCGTCGATTTCGGCTGCCGTACGGCCATCATCTATTCGCCGGAAGATCTCGGCTGCTTGTGGCAGAAATGGATGAAGTACGATCCACCCGGTCGAAATCCTGGCCTGCCGCCACGAATCGAACGAGCCACCCGAATCGGCATCAATGTGCTGGCCTATGCCACCGGTCGTGAACCTCCCGTCAAGCTGAATGAAGATCGCAAATCGGGCAAAGGCCGTAAGTCGCAGATTGAACGCGGGCTGACAGAAATCGCTCAACTGCGACACAGCGGAGGCTGGGACACGGCTCCCAAGGCTTTAGGAAACCTGCTGGAAGCCCTCAGTGAAACGGTCGGCATGGGCGTGTCTCCTCAGCGCCGGACGATCCCCATCACGCTGGACGAACTGCGCCGGTTTCCGCTGGTCTACATGCACGGCCGATACGGCTTTCGACTGTCGCAACAGGAACGCGACGCGCTACGAGACTACCTCAGTCGCGGCCCAGTGCTGATTGCCGACGCCTGCTGCGGCGCGCCACGTTTTGACCGCAGTTTTCGCGATTTGATGAGTCAGATCTTCCCCGAACATCCGCTGCAACCGATCCCTGTCGACCACGAATTGTATTCGGATGCAATTGGTCACCAAATCGATCAGGTGAAGCTGCGCAAGCTGGTCCCAGCCGGTGTCGGCGAATCACTCGAATCTCGCACGGAGACCACGCCGCCAATTCTGGAAGGGATCGAGATCGACGGCCGCTACGTCGTCATTTACAGCCGCTACGACATTAGCTGTGCTCTGGAAAACCAGGCATCGCTCGCCTGCGACGGCTACGTTGAAAAAGACGCGATGCGACTGGCCGTAAATATCGTCCTGTACGCAATGCTGCAGGACGTTAGCTGGAAAGCCGTGCTGGAAGGATCACCTTCGCCCACGCCATAA
- a CDS encoding YkgJ family cysteine cluster protein, with product MTSMQSGNLPIIESCDNCGACCMRTPVPPFEPGEEAAKDVPDALLQLIRARIAADEHFDLVACVWFDETLRVCRHYDLRPDACRRFEVSSDPCRMSRWDVGIDV from the coding sequence ATGACTTCCATGCAGTCCGGCAACCTACCAATCATTGAATCGTGCGACAACTGCGGAGCGTGTTGTATGCGGACGCCGGTGCCTCCGTTTGAGCCGGGCGAAGAAGCCGCGAAGGACGTGCCTGACGCATTGTTGCAACTGATCCGTGCACGAATAGCGGCTGACGAACACTTTGACCTTGTGGCCTGTGTTTGGTTTGATGAGACGCTGCGAGTTTGTCGCCACTACGATCTGCGGCCGGATGCCTGCCGTCGGTTTGAAGTCAGTAGTGACCCGTGTCGGATGTCGCGGTGGGATGTCGGGATTGACGTCTGA
- a CDS encoding NAD(P)-dependent oxidoreductase: MSARVITPGETRIGWIGTGVMGASMCGHLIDAGFQATVYSRTKSKAQALLDKGAAWADTPKAVAENSDVIFSIVGFPHDVRSVLLGEDGALAGASSGSILVDMTTSQPSLAVEIYEAAKAKNVASVDAPVSGGDVGAKNAALSIMIGGDADVVDALNPCWEAMGKTIVHQGPAGAGQHAKMVNQILISTGMIGICEALLYGHKAGLDLNTVLQSVSSGAAGSWSLSNLGPRIIDNNFDPGFFVEHFIKDMGIALEESKRMGLSMPGLALGHQLYMAVQAQGHGRKGTHALQLALATISNVDWTGREKA; the protein is encoded by the coding sequence ATGTCTGCGCGCGTGATTACGCCAGGGGAAACACGAATCGGATGGATTGGTACCGGAGTCATGGGGGCCAGCATGTGCGGGCATCTGATCGACGCTGGCTTCCAGGCCACTGTCTACTCGCGGACAAAATCGAAGGCTCAAGCACTGTTGGACAAAGGAGCCGCCTGGGCCGACACGCCGAAGGCCGTTGCCGAAAATTCTGACGTGATCTTTTCCATCGTCGGATTTCCTCACGACGTCCGCAGCGTGTTGCTTGGCGAAGACGGAGCTCTTGCCGGCGCGTCTTCCGGCAGCATCCTGGTCGACATGACAACCAGCCAGCCATCCCTCGCCGTCGAAATCTACGAAGCAGCCAAAGCCAAAAACGTCGCCAGCGTCGACGCACCAGTTTCCGGCGGCGACGTTGGGGCAAAGAACGCCGCTCTGTCGATCATGATTGGCGGCGATGCCGATGTTGTGGACGCATTGAACCCATGCTGGGAAGCGATGGGCAAGACAATCGTTCACCAGGGGCCTGCCGGAGCGGGGCAGCACGCGAAGATGGTGAACCAGATTTTGATCTCCACGGGGATGATCGGCATCTGCGAAGCTTTGCTGTACGGTCACAAAGCCGGACTCGATTTGAATACGGTCTTGCAGTCCGTGTCGAGCGGTGCGGCAGGAAGCTGGTCGCTGTCAAACCTCGGCCCTCGCATCATCGACAACAACTTCGATCCCGGCTTCTTCGTGGAACACTTCATCAAAGACATGGGCATCGCGTTGGAAGAATCCAAACGCATGGGCTTGAGCATGCCGGGGCTGGCTCTCGGTCACCAGCTATACATGGCCGTCCAGGCTCAGGGCCACGGCCGCAAGGGAACTCACGCCCTGCAGTTGGCGCTGGCGACCATTTCAAACGTCGACTGGACGGGCCGCGAAAAGGCGTAG
- a CDS encoding PSD1 and planctomycete cytochrome C domain-containing protein → MQRVAIQKQLQPDLFRAVCGRLRVPGSTILLIITVCFAAKFDQTAMADDDGERFFETDIRPILVEHCLACHGAGERNGGLRLDSKAALLKGGDSGPAAVAGQVESLLLKAVNRTDGLEMPPEEPLSDAQVAALRKWVEIGMPWPAADARLLSSAESRAKEHWAFQPVADPRVPDVPKEFAAVDSLNPIDAFVLRKLGQGGLSPSPEADRRTLIRRLSYTLTGLPPTSAAVEAYVADESPDAYRKLVEQYLASPQYGEQWARHWLDVARYSDTKGYVYAREERFWVHAWRYRDWVVDALNEDMPYDRFLMLQLAADQVPDKRTDDLAAMGFLTIGRRFLGVNRDIIDDRIDVVTRGTLGLTVSCARCHDHKYDPIPTADYYSLYGVFDSCEEDMVRLDTKDRDDEFEAELKKREAKLRDKMQASREESSRRARSRIRDYLFAQTELHKYPPNGFDQIFQTSDLLPAFVRRWEAYLRNANHKRDPIFVPWHQFAQLSSEDFAEKSPAVFDSIQKVAAEEINPKVAAVFQSPPRSFAEVVDRYGDLFTAVDAEWTERLAAAAKANEAAPVQLDDKAAEQIRSVMYGAHSPCEVPDEPIVHTETFFESATCTQLWKLQGDVDRWVIGPAQPPGYAVILKDRETPAEPRIFRRGNILTKGDDVPRRFLTVLSPPDRQPFLSGSGRRELAEKIIDEANPLTARVIVNRIWAHHFGSGLVATPSDFGLRAEAPSHPELLDWLTSRFVADGWSLKKLHRRIVTSATFRQSTFGPPIAEDRERAFKVDPGNRLLWRMNPQRLTFEQFRDSMLAATGELDLEVGGKPIDLFKDETNKRRTLYGLVDRQFLPAILRVFDFANPDLHTPKRSQTTVPQQALFFMNHPLVLDRARQLASVCGEDVSPRDAITEMFGRVLQRTPSESELSDALAVVAGAAKETTAVRLTTADWSYGYGKYNEDTHAVENFQPLPHFTGESWQGGPAWPDPKLGWVQLSATGGHPGNTRDVAAVRRWTAPRDMTVRIQSTLRHDVAAGDGVRGFVVSSRAAELGRAKVHQSSAELNTDTLSVTKGETLDFVVDIDQVLNSDQYEWKATITEVNGAESGDAVAWDSAADFPNNAADRLNPLAQVAQILFCSNEFLFVD, encoded by the coding sequence ATGCAACGTGTCGCCATTCAAAAACAACTGCAACCCGATTTGTTCAGGGCGGTTTGCGGCCGCCTCCGAGTTCCCGGCAGCACGATACTGCTGATAATCACTGTGTGCTTTGCCGCCAAATTCGACCAGACCGCGATGGCAGATGATGATGGCGAACGCTTCTTCGAAACCGACATCCGGCCGATCCTGGTGGAACACTGTCTCGCGTGTCATGGCGCCGGAGAACGGAACGGCGGCCTGCGGCTTGATTCGAAAGCAGCGTTGCTAAAGGGAGGCGATTCCGGCCCGGCCGCTGTGGCTGGTCAAGTGGAAAGTCTGCTTTTGAAGGCGGTCAATCGGACGGACGGTTTGGAGATGCCGCCCGAAGAACCGCTTAGCGATGCTCAGGTGGCAGCGCTGCGAAAGTGGGTGGAAATCGGCATGCCGTGGCCCGCAGCTGACGCTCGGTTGCTATCGTCGGCTGAATCGCGGGCGAAAGAACATTGGGCTTTTCAACCGGTCGCTGATCCCCGGGTGCCAGACGTACCGAAGGAATTCGCCGCCGTCGATTCGCTCAATCCTATTGATGCCTTCGTCCTTCGCAAACTTGGCCAGGGCGGCTTGTCGCCGTCGCCGGAAGCAGACCGTCGCACGCTGATCCGTCGCTTGTCGTACACCCTGACTGGTCTGCCCCCGACATCAGCGGCGGTCGAGGCTTATGTGGCAGACGAGTCTCCCGATGCCTACCGCAAACTTGTGGAACAGTATCTGGCGTCGCCGCAGTATGGCGAACAGTGGGCTCGGCACTGGCTGGATGTGGCTCGATATTCCGACACGAAGGGCTACGTGTACGCACGGGAAGAACGCTTTTGGGTGCATGCGTGGCGGTACCGAGACTGGGTGGTCGACGCATTGAACGAAGACATGCCGTACGATCGCTTTCTGATGTTGCAACTGGCGGCCGATCAGGTTCCCGACAAGCGAACGGACGACCTCGCGGCAATGGGCTTTCTGACTATCGGGCGACGGTTTTTGGGCGTGAACCGAGACATCATCGACGACAGAATCGACGTCGTAACTCGCGGCACACTGGGGCTCACGGTGAGTTGCGCGAGGTGTCATGATCACAAGTACGACCCGATCCCCACCGCCGACTACTATTCGTTGTACGGCGTCTTCGATAGTTGCGAAGAGGACATGGTGCGACTGGATACGAAGGATCGTGACGATGAGTTCGAAGCCGAGCTGAAAAAACGCGAGGCCAAGCTGCGTGACAAAATGCAGGCCAGCCGCGAAGAATCATCGCGCCGAGCCCGCAGCCGAATTCGTGACTACCTGTTCGCTCAAACAGAACTGCACAAGTATCCGCCAAACGGGTTCGACCAGATTTTCCAGACGTCTGACCTGCTGCCCGCCTTCGTGCGTCGCTGGGAAGCGTATCTGCGGAATGCGAATCACAAACGCGATCCGATCTTCGTGCCATGGCATCAGTTTGCTCAACTGTCATCGGAGGACTTCGCAGAAAAATCGCCCGCTGTTTTTGACTCGATTCAGAAGGTTGCGGCTGAAGAAATTAATCCTAAAGTTGCCGCCGTGTTCCAGTCGCCACCGCGGAGTTTCGCGGAAGTCGTCGACCGCTACGGCGATCTGTTTACGGCGGTGGACGCAGAATGGACAGAACGACTTGCGGCGGCTGCAAAGGCAAATGAAGCCGCTCCGGTGCAGTTAGATGATAAGGCGGCAGAGCAAATTCGATCGGTCATGTACGGCGCACATTCGCCATGTGAAGTGCCCGACGAACCGATCGTTCATACAGAGACGTTTTTCGAAAGTGCCACGTGCACTCAATTGTGGAAGCTGCAGGGCGACGTGGACCGCTGGGTCATTGGTCCCGCTCAACCGCCTGGCTACGCCGTCATTCTGAAAGATCGAGAGACACCAGCCGAACCCAGAATCTTTCGCCGTGGCAACATTTTGACCAAGGGCGATGACGTGCCCCGTCGCTTTTTGACGGTGTTGTCGCCACCGGACCGGCAGCCGTTTCTGTCGGGCAGCGGTCGCAGGGAGTTGGCGGAAAAGATTATTGACGAAGCGAATCCGCTGACCGCTCGAGTGATCGTGAATCGAATCTGGGCGCATCATTTTGGAAGTGGTCTGGTGGCGACACCCAGCGATTTTGGTTTGCGAGCCGAGGCGCCGTCGCATCCGGAGTTGCTGGACTGGCTGACGAGCCGCTTTGTGGCTGATGGCTGGAGTCTGAAAAAATTGCACCGACGGATTGTGACTTCGGCCACGTTCCGCCAGTCGACTTTCGGGCCACCGATTGCGGAGGATCGCGAGCGCGCCTTCAAAGTTGATCCGGGCAACCGCCTTCTGTGGCGAATGAATCCGCAGCGTTTGACGTTCGAACAATTTCGCGATTCGATGCTGGCCGCGACCGGCGAACTGGATTTGGAGGTCGGTGGAAAGCCGATCGATTTGTTCAAGGATGAAACCAACAAGCGCCGCACGCTGTACGGGCTGGTCGATCGTCAGTTTCTGCCCGCAATTCTGCGTGTGTTTGACTTCGCCAACCCGGACCTACACACGCCCAAACGTAGCCAGACGACCGTGCCCCAGCAGGCGCTGTTTTTTATGAACCATCCGCTGGTGCTGGATCGAGCTCGGCAGCTGGCAAGTGTCTGTGGCGAAGACGTTTCGCCGCGCGACGCGATTACGGAAATGTTCGGCCGCGTCCTGCAGCGAACTCCGTCTGAATCGGAATTGAGTGATGCATTGGCAGTAGTTGCCGGTGCGGCAAAGGAAACGACCGCCGTCCGACTGACAACGGCAGACTGGAGCTACGGCTATGGCAAGTACAACGAAGACACTCACGCGGTTGAAAACTTTCAACCATTGCCACACTTCACTGGCGAATCATGGCAGGGCGGACCGGCGTGGCCCGACCCGAAACTCGGCTGGGTCCAGTTATCGGCAACGGGCGGTCATCCAGGCAACACGCGAGACGTCGCGGCCGTCCGTCGCTGGACGGCTCCGCGCGACATGACGGTTCGTATTCAATCGACATTGCGTCACGATGTGGCGGCGGGTGATGGTGTGCGAGGCTTCGTGGTCAGTTCCCGAGCGGCGGAACTTGGACGTGCCAAGGTGCATCAGTCATCAGCGGAACTCAACACAGACACGCTTTCGGTGACAAAAGGCGAAACGCTCGATTTTGTCGTCGACATCGATCAGGTGTTGAACAGCGATCAGTACGAGTGGAAAGCCACAATTACAGAAGTGAACGGCGCCGAAAGCGGGGACGCAGTTGCCTGGGATTCCGCCGCTGACTTCCCAAACAATGCCGCTGATAGGCTAAATCCGTTGGCCCAGGTGGCTCAGATATTATTCTGTTCCAACGAGTTCCTGTTTGTGGACTGA
- a CDS encoding acyl-CoA dehydrogenase family protein, whose protein sequence is MDDLFKSKPFETLLSTLRDLQLDDSVDSWPSEQLAAMTRAGVMAWDVPVEDGGVDLAAVDQLEGLRLLSSACLVSTFVLTQRSAAVRRIATSPNSAARQELLPRLLSGEIFATVGISHLSTSGQHLQTPLVQAEVASDGYVLNGTVPWTTGATMADNLITGGTLPDGRQILVALPTDREGLDVQSPVTLMALNASQTGAAKLTNVAVQPSDVLHGPVEGVMKQGTGGGAGSLGTSALAIGATAGVLRNLKAEAERRPDLHEYLSPLQADCAQLTDDLRLAAAGNHPAGAAGAEQLRRRANSLVLRSAQTWLAATKGAGYVAGHPAERAVRESMFFLVWSCPQPVLAANLRELACVAG, encoded by the coding sequence ATGGACGACCTCTTCAAGTCCAAACCTTTCGAAACGCTGTTGTCCACACTGCGCGATCTGCAGCTGGACGATTCGGTAGATTCGTGGCCCAGTGAGCAACTGGCCGCGATGACCAGGGCAGGAGTCATGGCGTGGGATGTGCCAGTTGAGGACGGCGGAGTCGACCTTGCGGCCGTCGATCAACTGGAGGGCCTACGACTACTGTCATCCGCGTGCCTGGTTTCCACATTCGTGCTGACTCAACGCAGTGCAGCGGTACGACGAATCGCGACGTCACCCAATTCTGCGGCGCGGCAGGAACTGCTACCTCGCTTGTTGTCCGGTGAGATCTTCGCAACGGTTGGCATTTCGCATCTGTCAACGTCCGGGCAGCACTTGCAAACGCCACTTGTTCAAGCAGAAGTCGCCAGCGACGGATACGTGCTAAACGGAACGGTGCCGTGGACCACCGGAGCCACCATGGCGGACAACCTCATCACAGGTGGCACACTTCCCGATGGACGGCAAATCCTGGTGGCATTGCCGACTGATCGAGAAGGCCTGGACGTCCAGTCGCCGGTAACTCTAATGGCGTTGAATGCTTCTCAAACCGGTGCCGCCAAGCTAACCAACGTCGCCGTCCAACCAAGCGACGTGCTGCACGGCCCGGTCGAAGGCGTCATGAAACAGGGAACCGGCGGCGGAGCAGGGTCCCTCGGCACCTCAGCACTGGCCATCGGCGCTACAGCGGGAGTTTTGCGAAACCTGAAGGCAGAAGCAGAACGCCGGCCGGATCTGCACGAATATCTCAGCCCACTGCAGGCAGATTGCGCCCAGCTCACCGACGACCTGCGACTGGCCGCAGCGGGCAACCACCCGGCCGGTGCGGCAGGGGCTGAGCAATTACGCAGACGGGCGAATTCACTGGTTCTGCGCTCGGCTCAAACATGGTTGGCGGCGACGAAAGGAGCGGGTTACGTCGCCGGGCATCCGGCCGAACGAGCGGTCCGAGAAAGCATGTTCTTTCTCGTCTGGTCGTGCCCTCAACCGGTCCTCGCGGCAAATCTGCGAGAGCTCGCCTGCGTCGCGGGGTGA